Proteins encoded in a region of the Phaenicophaeus curvirostris isolate KB17595 chromosome 1, BPBGC_Pcur_1.0, whole genome shotgun sequence genome:
- the CLN5 gene encoding bis(monoacylglycero)phosphate synthase CLN5: protein MVAARRSLLLLLLVALAPCFSGTQRRWPVPYRRFDYRPKTDPYCQARYTFCPTGSAIPVVKEEDVIEVYRLQAPVWEFKYGDLLGHLKIMHDAVGFKSSLTGKNYTMEWYELFQLGNCTFPHLRPGMDAPFWCNQGAACFYEGIDDAHWKENGTLVLVTTISGTMFNEMAKWVKHDNETGIYYETWTVQASPDKESIVWFDSYECSKFILRTYQKLADLGAVFRKIQTNYTSIILFSGEPIYLGNETSIFGPLGNKTLAAAIRDFYYPFKPYRTVGEFFVDLLKIIDHVILKHQFYLFYNLEYWFLPMKFPYLKIVYEEVPLPTRSKTLFSV from the exons ATGGTGGCCGCTCGCCGCtcgctgttgctgctgctgctggtggccctggcgCCGTGTTTCTCGGGGACGCAGCGGCGGTGGCCGGTGCCTTATCG GCGCTTTGATTACCGTCCGAAAACTGATCCTTACTGCCAAGCTCGTTACACCTTCTGTCCCACTGGCTCTGCTATCCCAGTTGTGAAAGAAGAGGATGTAATTGAAGTGTATCGATTACAGGCTCCAGTATGGGAATTCAAATATGGGGACCTACTAGGACATTTG aaaattatgCATGATGCTGTGGGTTTCAAGAGCTCTCTAACGGGCAAAAACTACACAATGGAGTGGTATGAGCTCTTCCAGCTTGGAAACTGCACATTTCCACATCTCCGGCCTGGCATGGACGCACCATTTTGGTGTAACCAGGGAGCTGCCTGCTTTTATGAAGGAATAGATGATGCACACTGGAAGGAAAATGGAACTTTAGTTCTTGTGACCACAATATCGG GAACCATGTTTAATGAAATGGCAAAATGGGTAAAACATGACAATGAGACTGGCATTTACTATGAGACCTGGACAGTTCAAGCAAGTCCTGACAAAGAATCAATAGTATGGTTTGACTCTTACGAGTGCTCTAAGTTTATATTGAGAACATACCAGAAGCTCGCTGACTTGGGAGCTGTATTTAGGAAGATACAAACAAACTATACCAGCATAATTTTATTCAGTGGAGAACCAATTTATTTAGGAAATGAGACATCTATTTTTGGACCTCTAGGAAACAAGACATTGGCAGCAGCTATCAGAGACTTCTACTATCCATTCAAACCTTATCGGACAGTTGGAGAGTTTTTTGtggatcttttaaaaataattgatcATGTCATCTTGAAACACCAGTTTTACCTCTTCTACAACTTGGAATACTGGTTTTTACCTATGAAGTTCCCTTACCTCAAAATAGTTTATGAAGAGGTCCCTTTACCTACTAGAAGCAAAACACTCTTTAGTGTGTAA
- the LOC138733088 gene encoding glutamine amidotransferase-like class 1 domain-containing protein 3, mitochondrial, whose translation MGKRVAVVLAGCGVFDGSEIHEASAALVHLSRGGAEVKIFAPNIEQRDVVNHLKGSPAEEKRNVLVESARLARGNIQDLAELKASEFDAVIFPGGFDVAKNLCSWAVDGKNCTVNEHVHSTLQAFHSAKKPIGLCCISPVLAAKVFPGCEVTVGQDKNVDGRFPDAETASAITELGCKHVCKNVNESHVDKANKIITTCAFMCKAPLHEIFDGIGTMVQEVLKLA comes from the exons ATGGGCAAGCGGGTGGCCGTGGTTCTCGCCGGCTGCGGCGTCTTCGATGGCAGCGAGATCCACGAGGCCTCGGCGGCGCTGGTTCATCTGAGCCGCGGCGGCGCGGAG GTGAAGATATTTGCCCCCAACATTGAGCAAAGGGATGTAGTCAATCACCTAAAAGGGAGTccagcagaagagaagagaaatgtgTTAGTTGAGAGTGCCAGATTAGCAAGAGGGAATATTCAGGATTTGGCTGAACTGAAAGCTAGTGAATTCGATGCGGTCATTTTCCCTG gTGGTTTTGATGTAGCAAAGAACCTGTGTTCCTGGGCTGTAGATGGCAAGAACTGCACTGTCAATGAGCACGTGCACTCCACACTCCAAGCTTTCCACAGTGCCAAAAAGCCCATTGGATTGTGCTGCATATCACCAGTTCTGGCAGCTAAAGTGTTTCCTGGTTGTGAGGTCACAGTCGGCCAAGATAAAAACGTGGATGGAAG ATTCCCTGATGCTGAAACAGCATCTGCTATAACAGAGCTTGGATGTAAGCACGTTtgcaaaaatgtaaatgaatcCCATGTGGATAAAGCCAATAAAATCATTACTACCTGTGCATTCATGTGCAAGGCTCCTCTGCATGAAATCTTTGATGGAATTGGAACAATGGTACAAGAAGTCCTGAAACTTGCCTGA
- the ACOD1 gene encoding cis-aconitate decarboxylase → MWAKTITGNFANVIHGLNANHLTDQVIQRSKRMILDTLGVGLLGTSTEVCHKVTQYSKIYSSDTSSTIWGHLDFRLPPLYAAFVNGVAVHSMDFDDTWHPATHPSGAILPALIALSEAFPQKKKISGLDLLLAFNVGIEVQGRLLRFSSEARNIPKRFHPPTVVGTMGSAAACAKLLAFDRLKCKNTLAIAASYAGAPLANAATQTKPLHVGNAAKHGLEAACLASQGLQGNKQILDMESGIGAFYTDYNPQTLPNLQSYPWLLDQQDVAIKRFPAHLGTHWVADAASSVRRKLVESCDNLLPLDKIEKVILKVPEVKYVNRPSPTSEHEARHSFQFVACSALLDGSMSVQSFANENIHRPALRELLGKTHLEHPTDNTPSFESLYCEVSVTLRDGTTISDRCDTFYGHWRKPLKKEDLEKKFQSNASSVLPAEATEGIIETVYNLEKVEDCSVLSTFLSGQSARALSEKLCFL, encoded by the exons ATGTGGGCAAAG ACAATTACAGGAAATTTTGCCAATGTGATTCATGGTTTGAATGCAAATCACTTGACAGACCAAGTTATTCAGAGAAGCAAGAGAATGATTCTGGATACCCTTGGAGTGGGGCTTCTGGGTACCAGCACCGAGGTCTGCCACAAAGTGACTCAGTACAGCAAG ATCTACAGCTCAGATACATCCAGCACCATCTGGGGCCACTTGGATTTCCGACTGCCTCCTCTGTATGCAGCTTTCGTGAATGGAGTGGCT GTGCACTCAATGGATTTTGACGATACATGGCATCCAGCCACACACCCATCCGGAGCCATCCTCCCTGCATTGATTGCACTCTCAGAGGCCtttcctcagaagaaaaaaatctcaggtCTTGATCTGCTCTTAGCTTTCAATGTGGGAATTGAAGTGCAAGGCAGGCTACTGCGCTTCTCCAGCGAAGCCAGGAATATTCCAAAGAG gtTTCACCCACCAACTGTGGTTGGTACGATGGGAAGTGCAGCAGCTTGTGCCAAACTGCTAGCTTTTGACCGGCTGAAATGTAAAAACACTTTGGCTATTGCTGCCTCTTATGCAGGTGCCCCACTGGCTAATGCagcaacccaaacaaaacccctccACGTTGGCAATGCTGCCAAGCACGGACTGGAAGCAGCTTGCTTAGCATCCCAGGGCCTTCAAGGAAACAAACAGATCTTGGATATGGAGTCAGGGATAGGTGCCTTTTACACAGATTACAACCCACAGACTCTGCCAAACTTGCAGTCCTATCCCTGGCTGTTAGACCAACAAGACGTGGCCATCAAACGCTTTCCTGCTCATCTTGGAACGCATTGGGTGGCGGACGCAGCATCTTCTGTTAGGAGGAAACTTGTGGAGAGCTGTGACAACTTGCTCCCCCTTGATAAAATTGAGAAAGTCATTCTGAAAGTCCCAGAAGTCAAATACGTGAACAGACCCAGCCCTACCTCAGAGCATGAAGCTCGACACTCCTTCCAGTTTGTTGCatgctctgctttgctggaTGGCAGCATGTCAGTCCAGTCCTTTGCCAATGAGAACATTCACCGGCCAGCCTTAAGGGAGCTCCTTGGCAAAACACACCTAGAGCACCCTACTGATAATACACCCAGCTTTGAAAGCCTTTACTGTGAGGTGAGTGTCACACTTCGGGATGGCACCACAATCAGCGACCGCTGTGATACATTCTATGGACACTGGAGGAAACCCCTGAAAAAGGAAGACTTGGAGAAAAAGTTTCAGTCCAATGCTTCTAGTGTCCTGCCTGCAGAAGCCACAGAAGGCATCATAGAGACTGTGTACAACCTGGAAAAAGTAGAGGATTGTTCTGTGTTAAGTACATTTTTATCAGGACAGTCAGCTAGAGCACTTTCGGAGAAGCTGTGCTTCCTTTAG